Part of the Mauremys mutica isolate MM-2020 ecotype Southern chromosome 1, ASM2049712v1, whole genome shotgun sequence genome is shown below.
CATGGGATGTGGGCacctgactccactgaaatccCAGCCtggatattttaatatttaaagctATACTGTCATAGCTGGCCACAGTTCAGCTGTATCTTTTATATGTTTGCAACATTCTTCTAATCTGTTagatgggttttaaaaaaatacgGTTCCTATAATGTACTTATATAAAGTTACGCAAATACCCTTGTGACTATGAACAAACCTCTCCAGTTAAAACTGCTGGACTGGACCCAGAATGTCTTTTACACCTTGTTTTGAAAAATATCAATTTTTCAGTGAAGAGTTTAATAGTAACTCTAAATTCACATTCACAGTTTTGTGCAGTCAAGTTCTGAAGCTCAGCTTTAAAGGCACAGACTAAATTTGTGCATGTAAATTGGGTAGATGCCAGAAGTTAAGTGCAGTGTTAGATGGCTATTTGATTTGCATGAGCAAATGTGTTTTGTTCACACAACTGCAAATGTTTGACCACCTGCCAATTTAAACACctacttaagtgttttgctgcatGGGGCTTATGAAATCAACCTTTCTTGTTTTAGTTGTTGCCAGGTTAAAATCAAAAGAACATATAATCCATATGTGCACATCTTACCCTCATGTGAAACAGCCCTGCTCTTGATTGGTGATAGAGTATTCACCCTTTCAGAACTGCATAGTTTTGCCTTTGGGGTTAGATAAGAGTAGTGGTGGTATCACATGCATCTTCTTATTCAGTGACTGGGGAAGGGAATGCCCATGGAATACTCAGTTATAAAGGCAACTGAAAAGTTTTTAAGGCCAGCCACACTAGTTGAACCTGAAGAGTATGAGTGATAATGAAAGTCCAGTACCTGCTTCCACCTTTTTGCCCTCCTTGAGCAGATTGGCTACATGTTTCGGCAGCATGGCATACAGCAAGGTTTCTGTTTTCTTCCTTTCAGCCTCTAAGTTCTTTGAGAGGATCCTTagctcttctttctttctctccagcTGGTTGGACAGCTCTATCTCTGCCAGACGCTGCTGGTTCAGGAGAATGAGGTCCCTTGTTGCGTCATGTTGCGCAATGTCGGAGATGTGCATCTTTTGTTCCTTCAACTCCTCTAAACTGCGGAGCTTTGGTGAACACAGATACATCATGCACTGTATGGCCTCCATCCAGATCATTTGTCCTTTAAATAGAAAGGCATGTAGCAGTTCCAACACATTTTGATTTATTCCCCTACATATTCCCTGCCTGAAAGCTTTCCCAACCTGTACATGAGTCTCTGATAAAATTAACAAACAATTCAGCTACGGTTAATTTTTCAGACACATGCAGTATTACTTTCCCCAACAcactgatcaggggcggctctaccatttttgctgccccaagcaaaaaaaaaagctgcttggacTGCCGCCCGAACTcccaaagcaagaaaaaaaaaagcctgaactgccaaagcaaaaaaaaaaagccgcccggACTGTACCACCCCAagagaatgccgccccttagcatgtgccgcctcaggcacgtgcttcctccgctggtgcctggagctggccctgacactGAGACACTTTGGGGGCAATCCTGAAATACTTGGCATTTTTATAAACTAACATAATCTGCATGCACAAGCCAGAGTTAGTATGTGACTGTGGAATATACAATGGTTGAGCATGATGCCAAAAGGATGTACCTAAAAAATTATTCTCATTGTGACCTCTAGCTGAGTGGCTCATGAACTGTGGGCTGTGGAACACTAGTGGCCAGCACAGCACTTGCTGGTGATCCATGGAGAGCAGGCTGGTCAAATGATATTggttcttcttcctttttttgcCAGGAATTTTTACAAGCACACAGGGTCTTCATGGAAATATGAACCTGGATGCCAGTAAAAACTGCTGGAAACAAAGAGAAGCCACCCTAGCTGTAAAAAGCATTAGGGGCGGGATTTTCAAAAAACACTTAATCTCTATGGtaaaacttcaatgggagcagagtcaggctagagtttagtgcttgtgaaaatcccagccttgcaTATTGTCTTAGAAATGTCACACAGTTGTGACTGGGAGCTTGATTGGGACAGGAAGGGCCTACAAGATAAACGCTCCCTAAGGTTTGCTCCACACTGTGACCAATTTGATAAGCCATGCTCTAGCCATTAGTTGAAGGACATGTCACCAAATTTTCCCAAAGTAAAATTATAGTTAAGAAAATTCAACCTCCAGGCTTTTCAGCTACTCCTCTCTGCCTGAGtatccccccaacacacactgggCAGCAGTAAAAATCAGCTGTAGGTTAGTACCTCGGAGCTTCAGCATGGGTTGGTTTCTCCATGAGTCAGGCAACATTTCTCTGTGTGCTCTGAGGACAAATTGACTGTTGATAAATTTCCTTATGCTGAAAATGGTGAAGATAACTTGTGGATGGACAACAGTAAAGTATTTATCTACTCTGCTCCCTGGTCGCCATAGTCCTGGCACAAACTTTTGAATGTTCACACCTGCCTGCTTGATCCTTAGCTAAGAACAGGAAGGAAAATCATTAACCTGGGTTAAAATTAAAAACTCATTCAAAAACAAAGGAATGTCATGCCACAATTCACCTGTTTGAGGGTGTGGAGGGGAGAGGTTAATTTAAACCCTGTTTAATTTTGGATTGAATAAATATGTGTCCAGCCCCTCACTAGTCTGAGACCAGGGGCTACTGCTTTGATATCTCAAGAAAAACTGTTTAAGGTAGCATCCGGGGTCACACATTCAGAGTCCACGCTTCTCGCCTGGGTCTGTCTGagcccacttcccacccctgcccaagGAGGGGATAGAGACCTAGGGTAGGGCTGGCAGGACTCAAGGTGAGGTGACAGGAGCTCAAGAAATGCGCAGTCCTAGCATTTCcacagctgctgggggtgggcaaAGTATGAATCTGGGCATACAGATGAGTTCAGATCTGCTCCCAATGACACCTGTGAaacctcactgatttcaatggggtaaAACGATGTAACTTCAGCCGTATTTAGCCCAGTTTAAGTAATACTTCTTGCACAGCTACATGGACGGCAGGCAGCAACGGCGCAGCAGAGCCCAACACAGAGATTCATGATGGTTAACAATGGGTGCCACTAGGGTACCAGACACCCAGTCCTGAAGTACCATTGGCCAGTGGGAACGCTGACTAAGATGGCAGCTGTTTGTCAATTCTAATTTTAATTATGCACATGTagctatcaaaacaaaatgtgatGTTCCTTCATTTCCACCATAAGGTGAGAGAGAGAACAATtaaggccagatcctccactgctgtaaatcagtCTAACTCCAGCTTCCATGAAGTACatagcagctgaggatccagGCCTTAGATTGTTTTCTCTGCCATAACATCTTTAGCTACAAGCTTCCGACCAGGGAGGGTGTCTTACTTCTTCATCAAACACAATGTGGAAAGGAAAAGCGTTACAGAATGTTCTCTCTTCCACCCAAAGCCTCTCTGGATAAACTGGGTCAAAAGTATGTGACAGGTTCCctgcaaaaaacaaacatgaGGAATAAGGAGGagactttcaaaggcacaaatggaatCTGGGCACCAAACTTCCATGGAATGTCAACAGGCATTGGAAGTGTAAATGCCCTTTCTGCCTCTGGAAATCTCCCCTTcagtcagtgcttaatttgctAATTTTTTACactcataactgatgcagcaaattAAGCGTTGCCCTCAGTCCATTATACTCTGCTGTACAGTTGGTCCAAAATGAATCTTTATTTTCTGTGAAAAGCcttgatgaaaatatttttatttttcatcaatGTTTATTGTGGAGATTTTTTTGTCAAACTTTCAACAACCCTGAAAGATTTCAACAAACGTGgatattttttcacaatttttttgatcaaaaagtcatttttcatcaaaaaatgtcATCCAAAatcttttgaccagctctaatctaTTTTTACATGGAGAGGAGCGCAGTCTAATGATGAGGTTTTTAATATCACCTGAAATAGCCTGAACTTTGTTACTTAGTCCCTGTGACAATAAACAGAAACTTTACCTTGTCCCTTGCAAATGCAGAGCTCCTGGCAACAGTCTTACACAGGTGCTCCAggtgtgacagatttttgttactAATCTGCCCGAggcatcaggtgatcaggctgaggccacaggatcatttggggaggagatgatgaAACACAACAAGTGTCTAAGTTTTAaatctttattaataaaataacagcggtGAGTGTGGGGACTGCTCCCACGTCACTTAAAGGAAGCAAGAAAGCGTTAGTACcccagccctaacccactttcatactcacacacgcaCGACCTGAgtctggccaagcctgggtgaaATGTAAGAAGAAGAGGGATGGACAGAAGTTCTTGCCCCGTGCACGGGTTGTCCAGGGTCCACTGCAATCTCTGCCTTGCTTtggctctcaggagggttttaagtcctgaGCTCCTTTGCGGGTGTTTTCGTCCAGGGCTCTCTGTTTCTGGTGCTCTCTGTACCAGTTCAAACTGGCTCACTgtggcctcctcagcttcccaaaaCATCCCGGATCCAGAGACTGTTTTTCCCCCTGTTGGCCTTCGCCATCTCATTTGCTCTTACTGTTTTTATTGCTATCTCTGCAGCCCTGCTCAACTTTGTTCTCTTCTTCTCATGGCTGGGCAGTTGCAGATTTTTCGTCATGCCCATGACCTTGGACTGGGGCCAGCGTCTTATCTTCACACGGAGCTAGCTGAAGTATCAAGTTAagctgttcttttctcttttcctccttccccctcttcgCCTCTCGCTCCCTTCAAGAAAATCTTCCATTCCACACTTACACCTTTGACCTTCCCCCCCAAAATGACTTGCGATGCTTGCAACCGTGTTAGCACCATACAGTGCTGATCTGCCTCCACATGGGACCCCCTGAGGGAGGGAGTCCTTGGGCCTGTGACACAGGCACAAACCAAAAAAGCATCTGATTGAAGAGGAAGTCAGAGACTGCCTGAGAGAAAGCAGGCCATTGCATCTAGGCAACAAGGCCcatatcctcaaagatatttaggctctcaatgtccattgatatcagtggaaaTTAGGAACCAAAATACCTTCAAGAATGTGGACCAAAGTGTCTGTTGTGCTCTGTTTTCCTTGACTAAAACATAAGCCCTCCCTCTCTGGAACAAGAGGGCTGAGTGTCTAAGTGTGTTGCTTGAGCTTCTTCGCTGTCTCATGGTTACTTATAAATGAACACTGGCCAAATGGATTTTAATTTCCCAAACTAAAGGAAAAAAGTAGCTATCAAACTGAAAACTCGCCTCAGAGGCCAAGTTTCTGCCCACAACAGTGTTTTATGAGCAATATATTAAACCCCTGAAACAGAGTTTGTGAAGAAAATGCTGACAAAGCGCTTGCCCACAGTAATATAAATACCCCTACCGTTGCTATACAAAGCTGCACTATGTAATGCTGAAGGCTACTTCAGTCATTTTTGATACATTTTTTTCATAACAAAACCTTTCGGATAGCACAGAGAAACATTGTCAACAATGCATTTGGCCAGCTAGTAGCAGCAGTAACTGAATGAGGTGCTTAGAATCCTGCTGAAGACGAAGTGTGACTAATGGCCTGTTTTTCTAGTTGTCAGTGGAAGAGCTCAAACTGAAACCACACAGCTTCTCCCAAACACGTATAACCGCCACACAGCTGAGAATGgagtcggggggggaggggaagcaggttAGCACATTAGCCTTTCACCTCTTCAAATCCTGACTTAAAGGCAAACTAGATGGGCAGTTTCATCCTAGTTACCAgcaatgcatattttaaaaattgctgcACAATTAGCTGACTTGATTTATGAGAGTAGCTAGACAGGAGTATCAATGTGTTACAGGCCAGAAGAGCGGTGTGCTGGCAGAGCAGTATATGGAGAGCGTGCACAGCCCTTGCCCCTTCTGTGCCTGGCTATAGTGGTATTACTGCCTCATTGCCATGATCATTAAATTCATTCACAATACTTTCAGTGCATATGAATTTGGATATGCTGTAAGGTGCCATATTCACAGTTCTTGATAATGAAGTCCTCTATTTATCCATGGAACGggtacagcatgggcagcagtaAAATAATCGACCCAACAGTACCTCAGAGCTGGCCTGGGTGGGACCCCGCTAAGGTAGGAAGATAATTAATTCTTCCTGTTCATTCCAGTCCTTGGCTTCTCTTCAGAGTCTGCCTGCAAGGTTGTGCTGGTGGTTGTTGTGGTATGGCCACTTCATGCCGGGAAAGTAGAGTGGGATCAAGTCTCTTCACATTGGCCACAAGAACACCCCTATAAGTGAAAGCCTTTCCATGCTTCTATCAGTCTCCTGAGTGCAGGGGTGCTCAAAAATTGTGTGGgctgctgagaaccattgaaccaaattaTAAAACCTgtctataatggaaaccacttcaagccagggggtgctacCCGTAGTTCCAGCCCCTATGGCTGAGTGGCCAGTCCCATTGCACtagagtatttttaaaataatctaaacaggaaaaaaacatcatAGAAGTCCCACAATGAGTATAGAGACCCAGGCATCAAGCTACATCAATGAACATGAAGCAAAGAGTCTGGGGCAAATAAAGTAATTGCAAATTATGGTCTGATCATATTTAAACAAGAAAACCTCTCACCAAGTCCAAACTCTGCTATCCGTACATAAATCAATGATATCATCTGGATTGTTTTactgcctccagtatttatatcCAACAGGCTGCCATCCTCGTGGGAATGTGTCCATTTGTCTGCACAGCTGAGCCCCATATCTCATTATGATCACTGTAACGGAGGTTAGTACACTCACCTTTCCCAAATTTCACAACACTTCTCACAATATCCCAGTGGGATTTCTTTTCTGGGCAGCACGAGAAAGCAGAATAGTTCTCCATTTTCTGAAAAGCTACGGCTAGTGCCTTCTGGAGAGCAGCAGACAAAGAGAGGAGAATGTTTGTGTGTGAACAATTCAGACAGATGGTCCATTTTAACACGCTACAGTCAGACAACATTAAGGCTGAATTGTTAAGCACTTAAAAGAGAGGAAATGCTAAAGCCAAGGTTGCACATATAACCTTCACTTTGCTTCATTGTGCATAGGCATGATAAtgctgtctttaattacatgatcatgtgCTCTTTCTCAAATTCAGTATATCAcatcatttttaattattatttctttaatTGATTATTCAGTCTCAGATGTGAACTCTAACCTAGGACTTATCCACAGCTTTAGAGGCCTGATGCCCCACTGCCTTGCAGCTTGTGTAGACCTTACACCTCTGTGAAATACTTCCACTTTGCCCTCATTTTACATAGGAGCAAGGTGCAAGGTAGAATCAGACTCACCATCCTCAATCCATCTCTAAACTTAAAGAGAGAATGTGTAGATTGTTTGCCTTAAAATATTTCTTGTAGATTAAGAGAAGCCAGACAGGCACAGAAAACTGTAAGTAAGCCTCCCTCATTTCCATACATGATTTACTGCACCTCTTTATCTTTGTGGGAGTCTCCGCTTTCTGGATTTGTCATCTTTTTGGTTTTTCTCTTTGGCCTTTTAGCCTTCTGCAGAACAAGAAATATAACATGCTCCTTTTTCCCAGTGCGTTCCTTTTCTTCACTCTGAGTAAGAATTTCCATTGTCACTTCACTGTTGAAGAAGTCTCTGGCAATAGACTCTATGATACCTGAAACAGAAGAAATAATAGATTTATATGGTGACCTATTGGTGTTAGCAAAACTTCTTAGGCTCTGTatctcttttcttccttgcctAAGCTGTACTTCTCAGCAATCCCCACAATTGTATTATTTATACTCTAATATATTGGTATGAAAGATGCCATACAAAGTAACATTATAACCTGATTCTACACTGATTTTCACTGCTGCaaacccactgacatcagtgattCTGAAGACCATATTCTTAATTCTATTATATCAGCATAAATCCTAAGGAACTTCAGTGAAGGCAAAATTCCTCCAAATTCACACTAGTGGAACTGAGATCAGCCTCTGATTCTGAATTTGGCCTggagttaaaaatgttcataaagtGCACTTTGTAGGGGGCAGTTGTCCTTTCTGTAACTTTTATTATTCTGTTTCTAGAAGGCAAAAGCAAAACGGGTGTCCTACCCCAATGTAAACCAAAGAGCATAATGTTTAGCTGACATGTTAGATTTATTCAGATTTCTCtctgtttgtctgtggtgtttatAGAGTACCCATCCTAGTAATAGCTGGGCACCAGATGTGTGACCCCCAACAATTTGGATTTTATCAAGTTAACAaagccacacacacaaactagTAATCATATGGGTCCATTTTGATTCTCACATGTGGAAACAATGCTGCCCTTTAAAAACCCAATATCTCATTActactgtctctttaaaagtgGGTGGGACGGGTACTTACACACTTCACAAGATCCTGTACCTCAGGTCTGACCTAAACATAGAAATTGCAGTGGTTTAACTAAAGAGGAGTTTTTAAATTTACCAATGCAGGCTAAACCGGTTATAAACCAGGTTTAAATCAAATTAAGTGTGTCCACGCAGGGgtttgcattggtttaactaaatcagtttaaaaacatGCCTTTAGTTAAACCAGAGCAACTTTGCACATAGACCAAGCTTAAAGTCCTGCACACACTCCATGGGCCCCCACCGATTTCCTTCCATGGGAGGAAGGGAGCCCCACAGCTGCTCTGAAAGGATCTCCTGACAGGAATCTCAGGGAATGCTCCAGCTCATAAAATTGTCATTATTCAAGCATTTGTGCTTTTCTTTTCTGTGTGGAGAAACAGCTTAAGGCTCTGTTGTCCATTTTCTACCCAAGCACCTAATCAAAGTTCAGAGGCATGGGGAtgtgcccagtgatgagctgccaattttttaacaacaggttccctcctccctccaaaattttaacaacgggttccctccttccccccccctctggggggggggtcgtgccccatccaacccctcatgttccttgacacacacactccgagacccctgacccatcccccccttccctgtcccctgactgccccttgccgccccacccaacccctcctctcattctcaatggccccccagaacccctaccccatacaactaccccttctctctgtccctgagtgcccccaccacctcatccaaccctgctctttcctgactgctccctgggacccttgcccccattcaatccccctgttccctgccctctgactgccctgacccctatccaccccccccacaacccaccccctccctgcccccttaccacactgcctggggaccgggtccactctgccagaaccacgaccggcgccgctcggcccgactccccgggccggcaccgggacccggccactcggcggcagccgcggggcccgactccccgggccggcgctgggctggagggagccgcggtctgggaccgggagcagctgagccagccgcacctcccctccccctccgcgccccagcttacctgctggctgcctccatgctgcttgttcaggcttcccgcgaacatctgattcgtgggaagcaggggagggggaggagaagggggcggagcaggagaggagtgggcgggaacttttgttaaatttagcagcccttaacaagcggttctaaaatggctgctaaatttaacaacgggttcccgcgaacccgtgcgaacccgctgcagctcacccctggatgTGCCAGTCGGGGGCAGAAACtgatgatggagtctggtattttctttgatgcaaacTTGCTTATTTACAAGCAACAGACAAGGTCCTGCTCTTCCAAATGCAGGATGAACCAGAAACAAAATAATAGTTTCTTAGCTAACAGCCCCAAGCCTCTCTAGCCAACATCAGCTCTAAAAAACTCATCTCTACTTTTTCCAGGGTCATACACCATGCTTTCAGGCTGTTGCTTTCGTGCTTTTTGCTGCATAGTCTGtctctgttctgtgtctgtacccCAGCTTGTCTATTTCACATACTCATCTGATCAGAACTATTATCCAGTGGAATCTTCCacctagtgcttaatttgtgccgggCCATGCCCTGGCACcactaggcttggcagttcatagcccctgcacctctgggcttgctgcatcagttttgaatgtaaaaaaattgcttgagccctagcccctaattgcttgagccccagcacctctttcattacaaattaagcactgcttccACCCAGCTGGGGCTAGTTTCTGGGAAGACTTGATTAAACCTTGTTTTAGgtgtccccaccccacctgcctTAATTGTCTCTTATCACTGTCTCAAGTGAAGGGTGCATTCACACATCAGTTTTAACTCAACCTGGAATAAGGTTTAACCCAACTCATAACAGTACATAAAAACCTTAGAGGGTCCAAATATTGTCTTTGAAGGGCACCAGATAAGCCAAGAAGGGTGGTCTCAAGGATAAAGCATAGGACTGGAGTCAGGCAGGCTGGGTGGGGCTACAGGCCACCTCAGtccctcatgggagttgtagtttggaagCATCATGGTCCTACTCTCCTCTATGGGATGGgcatctcccacaatgcactgagGTAACAGCAAGAGGtgagaccatggtgcatcatgggagatgtagtccagccagggagtcTGGCCCATAGAAGAAACTAGGGACATGAGAAACTATGTCAGCATTTCTATGGAAGAAAAACTATTTTCTGACCATCTCCACTCTCACATTACAGATGATCCCAGACTGAAATCCTCAGTCTGAGCCCCTGGAGACTAGGGAAATTTGGAGATGGATTCACAGCTGAATTTCTATCTCAGGCCCACCTCAGTCCCACAttagtctcctccctcccctattAAGCACCCAAATATAGCTCCACCAACTTGCACTGGAGATGATCTGCTAAAGCAGCAGGCTGGAAAGGAAGCTGCTTCATCTGAATTCAGAAGCTGAGGCTCAGCACTGAAATGTTTTCTTATATTATTTATAGAGTACTGGtatgctggccctttaagggagcCTACAGACTAAGTAAGGCCCTGGTTCTGGTTCAGCCCATAATTAAGATAATTCATTCATTTGTAGGCCAGGAACCATGTGACAATTGCCCCCTCCCCTTTGTTTTGGACTTTTGTTATCTTCTTGTAGAAGACCTTGTAGTTTGGCCAGCAGGCTAAACCACATTAACTACTCAGTTGCTGAGGGGAAACTCAGGCACAGCTGTATCTGATGCTAGACCAGGTAATTAAGCAATTGCACAACATGCCCCAATAGCataaggcactttacaaacaagatgaccggtccctgccccaaacacttTACAATCTAGACAGACAATGTATGCTGAAGAAGCATGGAAAAGAAAGTGACTGGTGGCATTCAACACGTGTCCTGTTGGTCCCACCATTTTTGTCTAACTCCCTTTCAAACTAAATATTCCAGCATCCTTTTGTTAATGCTTCGTTGTAGGGAGAACTAAGAGTCATAGGCCTTTTGGAAGAAGTGTGTCTTAAGGAAGGGTgaaggaggagaagagggaagTGCAGATGGAGAAAAGCATGAGGGGGCTAACTTTTCagaaagagaaaagagagaggagcagagagaTGCAGGAACTAAGCTGAACATGGCCTTGAAGGTGAGGACTCAAAGTGCTGAGGtcccagggagccctgggtgacgTATCTGAGAGTACACTATGGCCTAGTACGAGATAATGTTGGTTTTACCTGGGACAATATGACACAGGCCTCTCCTGTCAGAATAGTAGTGAAGTAACATTGCCCCGTCTGTCCTCTTTTCCACACGAAATGATGGTGCATTCATTTCCTAAGTAAGGAGATGAGAGAACCCAGTACACCTGCATAGTCACCTGTCCTACAGATGTCAtcgagctatgctgatttacaccagttgagggtcTGGCCCACTATTTCAGCAATTACTTCAAAGACATAAAGACTTATCAGCAAACTGAAAACTggcatgaaaaaaaatctaatctgaTGGACTCTGGCATTGTCTCTTGTTTACTTGAGGGATTTTTGGTTTTGCACTCTGGGTATTTCTTCATGGGATTCTGGGGTAGGTTCGGCATGTTCCACCATTGCCATGCCGTTTTAGTGAACACAAGAACCAGAAGTGGCCACAGGATATTTTGAACTCTCTCGCTTGTACCTGCAAATCTGCTGTTAGGCATTTAGGGGCAAATCCTTCCAACACATAGAAACACAGTCCTTTGGCAGAGGAACCACTGCAGTGCTGTTGCGAAGGGGCGAGGTATGCCTTGGGAAAGCAACATAGAGAGGGGTGTACAGCTCCCTTGGGGCTTCCAGGATGGCTACCTCCAGGGGGACTTGGGATGAACCAGAGTGGACATGAGAAGGGCAAAGCTGGAGGATCTGGCAATGCCTCCAGTGTTCCTCCCCATGTGGAGATGGGTTTGTAAAACTTTTTAGGGTGGAATAGCTTCAGATTTCCAATTCCACTGCCAGCACGTGAGCTGATGGGGAGGATTCCCCATCTTCTTACAGGAGCAGGATGGCAGGGAGAGGATTTCCTCCATAAAGCACAGAACTAGAAAAATTGCCAGGGTGTGGAGCCTCTTTAATTTACATTCACAGAAAAAAGACAGTACCTGGTAGGACAATGCAAGGTAACTATGAAGAGCATCTAGATTCTCGATAAATTCAGTTAGATTCCCTCCCAAACTCCGTAGCATTCGATCATAGCCCGACATCTTACAGAAAGTAAAGAAATATTCTCCAAAAAGTTTCAGCACTGCGTCTTCTGACATATCTGTGTAAAAGATATTCGGATTTACAGCTGTGCAATGCTATCTAAACCCTGTGACCTGACCTAACCTTTAAGGtctgaaacagacacaggcaaaTGGCCTAGGCCCCACAGGTGACCTATTACAAAAATTGTTGTGATATGGtgggtagagctgggtgaaaatgtTTTTGGCAACTAGTTTATTTGCTGACAAATGCCGTTTTGGCCAACCCAAAGCTATTTGCGAACTTGTGTCGAGTTTGCCAAATCGTTTAGATGGaaccaaaaattgaaaaaaaaattctgactgGAGTCACAAAATAGATGGAGGAACAAGTGGTTGGCTTCTCCTTAAAAGCTATATGGCTTAATGTTGAT
Proteins encoded:
- the LOC123350575 gene encoding guanylate cyclase soluble subunit beta-2-like isoform X2, which translates into the protein MEILTQSEEKERTGKKEHVIFLVLQKAKRPKRKTKKMTNPESGDSHKDKEKALAVAFQKMENYSAFSCCPEKKSHWDIVRSVVKFGKGNLSHTFDPVYPERLWVEERTFCNAFPFHIVFDEELRIKQAGVNIQKFVPGLWRPGSRVDKYFTVVHPQVIFTIFSIRKFINSQFVLRAHREMLPDSWRNQPMLKLRGQMIWMEAIQCMMYLCSPKLRSLEELKEQKMHISDIAQHDATRDLILLNQQRLAEIELSNQLERKKEELRILSKNLEAERKKTETLLYAMLPKHVANLLKEGKKVEAGEFNSCTILFSDIVTFTNICSACEPIQIVNMLNSMYSKFDRLTSVHNVYKIRVGIHTGPVLAGVVGEKMPRYCLFGDTVNTASRMESHGLPNKIHLSPTAFRALQNQGFEIVERGEIEVKGKGKMTTYILRQNLYATENEIMGRAEKQHSSHTDPTEADDLGNLASKTIAVMKHADSQQLLTSSSLAYETEVRLYNGERTKGDAEQQLSDQTRTQHFSDGNAHSRFCVLL
- the LOC123350575 gene encoding guanylate cyclase soluble subunit beta-2-like isoform X1 is translated as MEILTQSEEKERTGKKEHVIFLVLQKAKRPKRKTKKMTNPESGDSHKDKEKALAVAFQKMENYSAFSCCPEKKSHWDIVRSVVKFGKGNLSHTFDPVYPERLWVEERTFCNAFPFHIVFDEELRIKQAGVNIQKFVPGLWRPGSRVDKYFTVVHPQVIFTIFSIRKFINSQFVLRAHREMLPDSWRNQPMLKLRGQMIWMEAIQCMMYLCSPKLRSLEELKEQKMHISDIAQHDATRDLILLNQQRLAEIELSNQLERKKEELRILSKNLEAERKKTETLLYAMLPKHVANLLKEGKKVEAGEFNSCTILFSDIVTFTNICSACEPIQIVNMLNSMYSKFDRLTSVHNVYKVETIGDAYMVVGGVPVPIASHAKRVANFALGMRTAATEVMNPITGEPIQIRVGIHTGPVLAGVVGEKMPRYCLFGDTVNTASRMESHGLPNKIHLSPTAFRALQNQGFEIVERGEIEVKGKGKMTTYILRQNLYATENEIMGRAEKQHSSHTDPTEADDLGNLASKTIAVMKHADSQQLLTSSSLAYETEVRLYNGERTKGDAEQQLSDQTRTQHFSDGNAHSRFCVLL